GAGCGCTGGGCTACCGTTCCCCGCGCGAGTTCATCGCATCACGAGCAAACGAAACTACGGTGGCGATCGCGTCCGATAATTAAGGGGCTACAACAATCTCTCTGACCTGACTGTTCATTTCGGATCGCTCCTGTGGGCGATCCCCGTTCCCGAGGATCGATCTGATACATTTGAACGAGGTAATCAACGTTTGATTACCGATAGCGTTAACCGCGGAACCTTGATCTGGACGCCAGAAACATAGAGTTACCGTTGCGTGAGCGCGCCGGTGGCCAGGGCCTGTATCCAGTCGAGACAGCGCGGTGCTGTCGGGATGTCCTGTGCAAGATGGACGCCGCTTCTCCCGGGGCCGAAAGCCCCTGATTTTGCCCTTCTAGAGGCCTCCTGTTCGGGGTCTCGCCAGACGGGCACGGGACGTTAAGATTTCAGCAAGGATGGGCTGTCCCAAAACGGCGAGGGTCCAGTCACAAGCCTGTGCGCAGCCCTCACGTGTGGTCATGTCAGCCCCGGGCGGGACATGTGCGGCCACCGGGAGTCGTCCGCACCGCCGAATCCGGGCAAGGATGGCGCCGTCAGACGCGATGGCCTCCACGGCATCCCTGGCCGATTTCACAAAAGCGATTTTCACATGTCCGGCATCCTTCTCCTGCTGACGCAGTCGGTCGTCTACTTCATCGTCATGGCAGCTCTGTTTCGCTGCCGAGCCGTCCTCGGCCTTGGCGCGTTCTTTTGCGCCCTGGGGGTGATGCATTTCCTCGAGACCTATCTGGCGGCCGTCTTCTTCATCGAGCTGCCTTTCGGTTTGATCTCGCCCGGCTCGACCGTTCTTTTCTCCGGCAAGCTCGCCATCATCCTCCTGTTCTACATCCGCGAGGATGCGGAGGCGGTGCGCCAGCCGATCTATGGCCTTCTCATGGGCAATTTCCTGATGGTGACGCTGGTCGCGATGTTGCGGCTCTCGGGGCCGCCCGTGGCGCTGCCGGGCTACAATCCGGACCTCGCGCTGATCGACCAGATGGGCCTGCTGATGGTCTGGGGCACGACGCTGCTCTTCATCGACGCCATCGCGCTCATCCTCATCTACGAGCGCCTGCGCGGCCTTCTCGCGCGCTCCCTGGTGGTCCGGGCCTGGCTGAGCCTCGCCATCATCCTGTCCTTCGACCAGGTCGCCTTCTTCGTCGGCCTGCACTGGGTGACGGGAACGCCATGGAGCGCGCTGTTCGGCGGCTGGATCGCCAAAATGGGGGCGGCCGTCGTCTATGCGGCCTGTCTCGGCGTCTATCTCGCCGTGTTCGAGAAGAAGGCCGAGGAGTCAGCGCCGGAACCCCTGGCGGACATCTTCCACAAGCTCACCTACCGGCACAAATACGAGGTCCTGCTGGGGGCAACGAGCCGGGACGCGCTCACCGGCGCCTGGACGCGCGAGCGCTTCACGGCGCTCGCCCCCACCATGTTGGCCCAGGCCATCGACAGCGGCCGGCCCTGCAGCCTGCTCATGATCGATGCCGATCATTTCAAGCAGATCAACGACAGCCAGGGTCATATCGCCGGTGACGCCGTGCTGCGCCGGATGGTCGAGACCATTCGCGCCCATATCCGGGGCGATGATCGGATCTTCCGCTATGGCGGCGAGGAGTTCGTCGTCCTCGCCCCGGATCTCGGCGCGGCCGCGGCGACCATGGCAGCCGAGCGAATCCGCAAGGCTGTCGCGACCGAGTTCGCCGGTGATGGCGTCCCGGCGCCGACCATCAGCGTGGGCGTCGCCACGGCGCCGGACGAGGGCACGGGACTGGAGGGCCTGCTACGTCTGGCGGATTCGCGGCTCTATGAGGCCAAGCGTCTGGGCCGCAACCGCGTGGTGGCGGGCCCGGCTGTGGCCGGTGGCGGGCAGACCATGCCGTGAGACGGCGCCGGGCGGCCCGGCCGTTTGGCAGCGGGAGGATGTCGCGATCGGCTGCTCTTCTCGTTGCGCCGCCCTGAATCCCGACGCGTCATGCCAGCATGACCGCGGTGTCATCGCTGTTGCGCGGCGACCACAGTCCGTGACTCTCCCTACGGCAGGCCAAGTAAGGCACGGCAGCGCAGTGGCATTCCCTTGCGCAATCTGCTGCGGGGGGGCAAGTTTCGCGCGCTTTGAATCAAGGGGGGTCACCATGAAGTTGTACGCCATTACCGCTGCCGCCTTGCTCGGCCTCGCGAGCGGGGCCGGCGCAGCCGATCTCGGATCCCCGCGCAGCCCGGTTGCCATGGCTGCCACTGCGCCGGCGTTCAACTGGACCGGCTTCTATCTTGGCGGTTACCTCGGCGGCGCCTGGAGCACCTCGCGCCACGATTTCAGTCCCATCGGCACCCATGGCTCGGTCAGCCAGTCCGGTATCATTGGCGGTCTGACCGCCGGCTATAACTGGCAGATGAATGCCCTTGTCCTCGGTCTCGAGGCGGATCTCGGGCTGTCCGGCCTGCGCAATGCCACTACTGCCTTCTGCTGCTTCACCAACCAGAAATGGGACAGCTCGCTGCGGGGTCGCGCGGGCTTCGCCGTCGATCGGGCGCTGTTCTTCGTCACGGGCGGCCTGGCGGTGTCCGGTATCCAGGCGGGCGAGCCCGGGTTCAGTGTCGGCAACACCGTGACCCGTGCCGGCTGGACCGTCGGTGCGGGCGTTGAAGGCGCGCTGACGCCGAACTGGACCGTGAAGGCCGAGTATCGCTATGCCGATTACGGTCGCTGGGTCGGCTATGGCGGCGGCATCCCGCATCAGGTGACACTGCGGAGCCACAGCCTTCGCCTCGGCGTGAACTACCTCTTCTCCAGCGGTCCTTCCGCCGTGGTGGCGCGCTACTGAGCCGCCGCGCGCCGCGCAAACGACGAAGGGCCGCCCTCCGGGCGGCCTTTTTGTTGGCGCGATCCGGGAAAGCCAGGATCACGCCCGCTGTCATGGATTTGGAATGGTAGCGGGAGGCAGAGTCGAACTGCCGACCTCAGGGTTATGAATCCTGCGCTCTCACCAACTGAGCTACCCCGCCCCAAAAGGGCCGCAGGGCCGGCGCACCGGCC
The sequence above is a segment of the Phreatobacter oligotrophus genome. Coding sequences within it:
- a CDS encoding GGDEF domain-containing protein: MSGILLLLTQSVVYFIVMAALFRCRAVLGLGAFFCALGVMHFLETYLAAVFFIELPFGLISPGSTVLFSGKLAIILLFYIREDAEAVRQPIYGLLMGNFLMVTLVAMLRLSGPPVALPGYNPDLALIDQMGLLMVWGTTLLFIDAIALILIYERLRGLLARSLVVRAWLSLAIILSFDQVAFFVGLHWVTGTPWSALFGGWIAKMGAAVVYAACLGVYLAVFEKKAEESAPEPLADIFHKLTYRHKYEVLLGATSRDALTGAWTRERFTALAPTMLAQAIDSGRPCSLLMIDADHFKQINDSQGHIAGDAVLRRMVETIRAHIRGDDRIFRYGGEEFVVLAPDLGAAAATMAAERIRKAVATEFAGDGVPAPTISVGVATAPDEGTGLEGLLRLADSRLYEAKRLGRNRVVAGPAVAGGGQTMP
- a CDS encoding outer membrane protein produces the protein MKLYAITAAALLGLASGAGAADLGSPRSPVAMAATAPAFNWTGFYLGGYLGGAWSTSRHDFSPIGTHGSVSQSGIIGGLTAGYNWQMNALVLGLEADLGLSGLRNATTAFCCFTNQKWDSSLRGRAGFAVDRALFFVTGGLAVSGIQAGEPGFSVGNTVTRAGWTVGAGVEGALTPNWTVKAEYRYADYGRWVGYGGGIPHQVTLRSHSLRLGVNYLFSSGPSAVVARY